A genome region from Pseudanabaena sp. Chao 1811 includes the following:
- a CDS encoding GspE/PulE family protein, protein MTDVLVNSPVSVWKRLRRQEITCEEAIEIIVDKRGALRIDLLDEDINYRFFHCFEDRKSLPPVIPLLLWHGYFYLGSPRPLSNEEIELISNRTLTGIKNITVSSESYLLWFLRQNLPEPNNIASPIVNPLTGDNEEAHLNEISEIYLSQALDQTHRINALISVALQHRASDIHLEPTDLGLRVRYRIDGILRTTRILPPEVSRKTIVALKVMSNMNIGESRRPQDGRISQHYVTADNLDFDLDMRVSTFPCVGGEKAVIRLLPRNKMMMTRLEDIGFNERSLNIYRNWLSQPQGLIIVTGPTGSGKTSTLYATLQLLATDQVNVITMEDPIEYNLSNITQGQVQDVGGLTFASGLKSILRQDPDIIMVGEIRDLETAEITVRAALTGHLVLSTMHTNDAISTIARLKDLGMNTNLIMESLLGIVAQRLVRKICSFCAEAYVPTKSELTLLNIPIQEVQYQDWRRGKGCEHCFGSGYLGREAIFEVLNITPKLRKIINAEDQSQLAAYLASQNYESFADSVRQKVSIGVTTLEESLRVLPRQMLINESSFD, encoded by the coding sequence ATGACTGACGTACTTGTGAATTCTCCTGTATCTGTATGGAAGCGTCTCCGCAGACAAGAAATTACTTGCGAAGAAGCCATCGAGATAATAGTCGATAAAAGAGGCGCTTTACGCATTGACCTCCTTGATGAGGATATTAATTACCGATTTTTTCACTGTTTTGAAGATCGCAAATCCTTACCACCTGTAATTCCTCTGCTCCTATGGCATGGCTACTTTTATCTAGGTTCACCACGTCCATTGAGTAATGAAGAAATTGAACTAATCAGCAATCGGACATTGACAGGTATCAAGAATATAACCGTCTCTTCTGAAAGCTATTTGCTATGGTTTCTTAGACAAAATTTGCCCGAACCAAATAATATTGCTTCTCCAATTGTCAATCCCCTTACAGGCGACAATGAAGAAGCGCATCTCAATGAGATCTCGGAAATATATCTCTCCCAAGCACTCGATCAAACCCATCGGATTAATGCCTTGATTTCCGTGGCGCTGCAACATCGAGCTAGTGATATTCACTTAGAACCTACAGACTTAGGACTGAGAGTACGTTATCGCATTGATGGCATCTTAAGAACAACGCGGATCTTACCACCCGAAGTCAGTCGTAAGACAATCGTAGCGCTTAAGGTTATGAGCAACATGAACATTGGCGAAAGTCGTCGTCCTCAAGATGGACGCATTAGCCAGCACTACGTTACTGCCGATAATCTTGACTTTGATCTAGATATGCGGGTGAGTACCTTTCCTTGTGTTGGTGGCGAAAAGGCGGTAATTCGTCTATTGCCCCGTAACAAAATGATGATGACGAGACTGGAAGATATTGGCTTTAATGAGCGATCGCTAAATATCTATCGCAATTGGCTATCTCAACCTCAAGGCTTAATTATTGTGACTGGTCCCACAGGGTCAGGCAAAACTAGTACTCTCTATGCCACTTTGCAATTGCTAGCAACGGATCAAGTCAATGTCATTACGATGGAAGATCCGATTGAATATAATTTGTCAAATATCACTCAAGGTCAAGTGCAGGATGTCGGAGGACTTACTTTTGCGTCTGGGTTAAAGTCGATTTTGCGTCAAGATCCAGACATTATCATGGTGGGAGAAATTCGGGATTTAGAAACCGCAGAAATTACAGTTAGAGCCGCCTTGACAGGACATCTAGTGCTATCAACGATGCACACTAATGATGCCATTAGTACGATCGCTCGATTAAAGGATTTGGGAATGAATACCAATTTAATCATGGAATCTCTATTGGGTATAGTTGCTCAAAGGTTGGTACGCAAGATCTGTTCTTTTTGTGCTGAGGCTTATGTACCAACAAAATCGGAACTCACCTTACTTAATATCCCTATCCAAGAGGTTCAGTATCAAGATTGGCGGCGTGGCAAGGGATGTGAACATTGTTTTGGTTCTGGCTATCTAGGGCGTGAGGCAATATTTGAAGTTTTGAATATCACTCCAAAACTACGAAAAATCATTAACGCAGAAGATCAATCTCAACTTGCTGCTTATTTAGCATCTCAGAACTATGAATCCTTTGCTGATAGTGTGCGTCAGAAAGTTTCCATAGGAGTTACGACCTTAGAGGAGTCTTTACGAGTCCTGCCACGCCAAATGTTAATCAATGAAAGTAGTTTTGATTAA